The DNA sequence CCATAGTCATGATgtacaataaaataaagcaattaCCTAACTTTTACATATGCTTTCATTCAATCACCGaactaattaattttaattgtatttttgttcAGATTCGTAACGATCAACGGGCTACAAATGATACGATCTCCACCAACTCCTAGATTTACTTATTCTGTAATAGGATGCACATCACATCGCTTGCGCCGAGACGTTCGCACGGCAAAGCAATCGGGTGCAATAAAACCGCACAGCTGCGTGTAATAATTCGTTCGGTAAACCTTGGGCAGACAATTACGCTCAGACGATCTGCGCGAAACTGTATGTCAGTAACCATAGCATGGCGATTTCACCCGCACTCCACTTTTCTTTCATAGTGAAACAAGTAATAGATGAGTGAGTTTTCGGATATCTCCTCAAGCAAATCGTTTCAGGATGCTGTCGTTGGAAAGTAACAAGATGCGATCAAATTCTACGTCCTTCTAAGGCAAGCAAGCTTTATTTCAAGAAAATGGGTGCGGTTTGACACTTGAACAAACTAAAGCTGTTGTTGAATATATCAAATATTATCGAAGTTTCATAGTTCAATAGTAAAGGAGCCTTGTTACAATTGCAATACAGTAGAGGAAACAGCATTGAACCTGAATAGTTCTATTAAATGGGATAGTAATAAAATTGTAGTGCTCAAAGATAATCAGGGTATGTACAAATCAATGAATATTGAGCGTTATTATTACTGGAATACATCATCGTTGAGAACCAGATTTCCAAAGTTTTCAAACACTGCATCGTCATCTTCAATCCGAGAAGCTTTGGAAGCTTTGCGACCAAAACGCCCGGCCTGTTGTCTGGTAGTGACGTTGAGTTTGGGTACAACAGCCTGACTTGGCCTCGGACCGTTCGAACGCTCGCCATGTACTTTTCTTTCGGTACTGGTAGTACCATGCGAGGGATTCCGCTTGAGCTCGAGCTCGGATGTCTCCATTCCCCAGCGAACCTTCTTCATTCGTTCCCGGTATGGTTTGACAAACCAGCAGCCGTGCCGGGTCTTCACAATTAGACTGGCCACCTCTGCTGATTCTAACAGCACGAACACAGCGTTGGACGGACGGTGCCGGATCTGGGGCTTCATGCACAACAGCACTCGGCCGTACGGTGCGAACCGCTTGCAAATGGCGCGATGCGTTAGGTACTGCTCCTTGTTGCCAATTACGACGGTGCGCTGGTAGTGGTGCAGCTCGCTCGAACAGTCCCCATACGAGCACA is a window from the Anopheles merus strain MAF chromosome X, AmerM5.1, whole genome shotgun sequence genome containing:
- the LOC121595756 gene encoding polyadenylate-binding protein 6-like; the encoded protein is MERKATLTHVYVGNLAPNVNDQLLRRYLSMAGTVVSTKIARNAMTGESLLYGSAVFATTQDVRNVIRRLNGKVFHDKPLLVCSYGDCSSELHHYQRTVVIGNKEQYLTHRAICKRFAPYGRVLLCMKPQIRHRPSNAVFVLLESAEVASLIVKTRHGCWFVKPYRERMKKVRWGMETSELELKRNPSHGTTSTERKVHGERSNGPRPSQAVVPKLNVTTRQQAGRFGRKASKASRIEDDDAVFENFGNLVLNDDVFQ